The following are encoded together in the Phragmites australis chromosome 19, lpPhrAust1.1, whole genome shotgun sequence genome:
- the LOC133900786 gene encoding disease resistance protein RGA5-like — translation MAAVMNSVMEKLADLMGEEYEKHKTMRRDMAFLRDELRSMDAVLKKLAEAEEELDLPTVEWRNQVMDMAFDIEDSIDGFIHQVGDDANTGDAGFIAKIRHYVSELRARHHFTNQIQELKTRVIQVSERRKRYKTDEGSSRSRCVAVDPRVTALYTDAGNLVGIDGPTDELISLLEERGCASLQCLRVVSIVGFGGLGKTTVANEVYRKLGGQYNFKAFVSVSQRPDLLKLLNRIISKVGMPQLNHTIEVEDLIENVREYLKDKRYFLVIDDIWDASVWEILRCAFPDNQRGSKVITTTRIETVAKACCAYRREFIYRMKHLDDQNSTKLFFSRVGYACAQPLIEIADEILQKCGGLPLAIISIASLLASQPARSREQWKFVCSSLSSNLRTNPTLEGMRQVLKLSYNNLPPHLKTCLLYIGMYPEDHSIEKEDLVRLWVAEGFVGKLHDQDAEEAAGSYFNELVNRSMIQPTYTNYNGEVLRCKVHDMILDLIRQKSEEENFLRVIDNIHDIATSLQSRVRRLSLHFGFGASQGPTAAASLSMSHIRSFALFGNTCFMPPISEFKYIRVLNLKDWRSDGDDSIDLTPICKLFELRYLNVSREARLPARIRSLKRLETLDLDKLDGDVPSDIVELPCLLHLLVPYGKRLPDGICAMKSLRTLRSFDVGVNSVDNFKGLGELMNVKDLWITCTGTVPQQGIKDVLWSSIGKLISCKLRALTFPHFGPVNLPPPVAESDCLTISLTESNLEILAVSSTMFPQVPSWIGQHHKLSELSLTVNVLTQDDVDLLAQLLNLYHLELNIRKSLKERILIHSGAVAFPVLKYFTLSCFAPWLIFDTGAMPNLQTLRLNHHGRGLKRYGRFILEGIAHLLNLKEVHVVIFNGYSNGKARPGTTVADAEATYRNAINEHPGQHSIKVEVTLFCLVLTPPAFIYDSDEGEVVEESQ, via the exons ATGGCGGCTGTAATGAACTCCGTGATGGAGAAGCTGGCTGATTTAATGGGAGAGGAGTATGAGAAGCACAAGACCATGCGGAGGGACATGGCGTTCCTTAGGGACGAGCTCCGCAGCATGGATGCTGTCCTCAAGAAGCTTGCCGAagcggaggaggagctcgatcTGCCGACCGTGGAGTGGAGGAATCAAGTGATGGATATGGCGTTTGATATCGAGGATTCCATCGACGGTTTCATTCATCAAGTTGGTGACGATGCCAACACTGGTGATGCTGGCTTCATCGCTAAGATTCGCCACTATGTGAGTGAATTGAGAGCGCGTCACCATTTTACCAACCAAATCCAAGAGCTCAAGACTCGGGTGATCCAAGTGAGCGAACGCCGCAAAAGGTATAAGACTGATGAAGGCTCCTCAAGATCCAGATGCGTAGCTGTTGACCCTCGGGTGACTGCGCTATATACGGATGCAGGCAACCTTGTTGGCATTGATGGTCCAACGGATGAGCTTATCAGCTTGTTGGAAGAGAGGGGGTGTGCATCACTGCAGTGTCTGAGAGTGGTATCCATTGTTGGATTTGGAGGTCTTGGCAAAACAACAGTTGCAAATGAAGTGTACCGTAAGCTTGGGGGGCAATACAACTTCAAGGCTTTCGTATCAGTGTCTCAAAGACCCGATCTGTTGAAGCTTCTTAATAGGATCATCTCTAAGGTTGGGATGCCACAACTGAATCATACCATTGAAGTGGAAGATCTCATTGAAAACGTCAGAGAGTATCTAAAAGACAAAAG ATACTTTCTTGTGATTGATGATATATGGGATGCATCAGTATGGGAAATTCTTCGTTGTGCCTTTCCAGATAATCAAAGAGGGAGCAAAGTGATCACAACTACACGAATTGAGACAGTGGCTAAGGCATGTTGCGCGTATCGACGTGAGTTCATTTACAGGATGAAACATCTTGATGATCAGAACtcaacaaaattattttttagtagAGTGGGATATGCTTGTGCTCAGCCACTGATAGAGATCGCTGATGAAATTTTACAAAAATGCGGTGGTCTCCCACTAGCCATTATAAGCATTGCCAGCCTTTTGGCTAGCCAGCCAGCCAGATCAAGGGAGCAATGGAAGTTTGTGTGCAGTTCCCTAAGCTCAAATTTGAGAACAAATCCAACTTTAGAGGGAATGAGACAGGTACTAAAACTTAGCTACAACAATCTTCCACCCCATCTTAAGACATGCTTATTATATATTGGTATGTATCCAGAAGATCACTCTATTGAAAAGGAGGATCTGGTGAGGCTATGGGttgctgaaggttttgtcgGTAAATTACATGATCAAGATGCAGAGGAAGCTGCTGGAAGTTACTTCAACGAACTCGTCAACAGGAGCATGATCCAACCTACATACACCAACTACAACGGTGAGGTGTTGAGATGTAAAGTTCACGACATGATTCTTGATCTAATCAGACAGAAGTCAGAGGAAGAGAACTTTTTGAGGGTGATAGACAATATACATGACATAGCCACATCATTGCAGAGCAGGGTGCGTCGGCTTTCCCTTCACTTCGGTTTTGGAGCAAGTCAAGGCCCAACAGCTGCAGCAAGCTTAAGCATGTCACATATACGATCATTTGCTCTGTTTGGCAACACTTGTTTCATGCCTCCTATTTCTGAATTCAAGTACATCCGAGTCCTGAATCTGAAAGACTGGCGTAGTGATGGGGATGATAGTATTGATCTTACGCCAATCTGCAAATTATTTGAGCTTAGGTATTTGAATGTTAGTAGGGAAGCACGGCTGCCAGCCAGAATTAGGAGCCTGAAACGTTTGGAGACACTGGACCTGGATAAGCTTGATGGTGATGTGCCGTCGGATATTGTTGAATTGCCTTGCTTGTTGCATCTGCTCGTTCCTTATGGTAAAAGGCTGCCTGATGGAATTTGTGCAATGAAGTCCCTACGTACTCTACGGTCCTTTGATGTGGGCGTGAACTCTGTGGACAATTTTAAGGGACTTGGTGAACTAATGAATGTTAAGGATCTTTGGATTACGTGCACTGGTACCGTCCCTCAGCAAGGAATCAAGGATGTCTTATGGTCTTCTATTGGCAAACTTATCAGTTGCAAACTAAGGGCTCTAACTTTTCCTCACTTTGGTCCCGTTAATCTGCCTCCTCCTGTGGCTGAATCAGATTGTTTGACCATTTCTCTAACCGAGAGCAATCTTGAGATACTTGCTGTTTCTTCGACTATGTTTCCCCAGGTTCCAAGCTGGATTGGTCAACACCATAAGCTCTCAGAGTTGTCACTGACAGTTAACGTGCTGACGCAGGATGATGTTGATTTACTTGCTCAGTTACTTAATCTTTACCACCTAGAATTGAACATTCGAAAATCCCTGAAAGAAAGAATCCTCATCCACAGTGGCGCTGTGGCATTCCCAGTTCTCAAATATTTCACACTCTCTTGCTTCGCACCGTGGCTCATCTTTGATACTGGGGCGATGCCCAATCTTCAAACGCTCAGACTGAACCACCATGGGCGCGGACTGAAGCGTTATGGCCGCTTCATACTTGAAGGCATCGCACACCTGTTGAACCTCAAGGAAGTCCATGTTGTGATCTTCAATGGTTACAGTAATGGCAAAGCAAGGCCAGGTACAACGGTTGCCGATGCTGAGGCTACTTATAGGAATGCCATCAACGAGCACCCAGGGCAGCATAGCATCAAGGTAGAGGTTACCCTTTTCTGTTTAGTATTGACACCCCCTGCTTTCATATATGATTCTGACGAAGGCGAGGTTGTGGAGGAGAGTCAATAA